TCTAAAAGCCCGATCATAAAGATTAGTAAAAAGGGCTACTCGGTAGACGTGAGCAATTTTATTTTCGACAGAACTGTTGATCTGTAGTGTTCTTTATCATTGCGGCATTGCCTGCTAGTAAGTCCAGTTTgttattcattatcaaattgagCCGTACCTATATACTTATAACCGATAGCTTCGATATCTAGAACGTCTAAAATAGTAAGTTGAGGGTTGGTCACTTGTAAGGTAATGTATCGGCCTACCATCGGGGTATCGCAATCACTTCTCCAGTTACCTCTTAACGGATTGCGCGTCAAATTCTTACAAATCGGATTTTCACCGAGTGTTGAACTGTTACCAACACGCACCTCAATATTCCACCTTCTATTTCCTGAAAACGAATGTACAAATGAATACCTGAAATATCAGACTGGTGAATCAATTGACAAAAAGGTTTTCCTCCGGATAAAGCATCATAGACTTTCTCTTGAAAACTTACTCCAACAGCAATATTTCGGATCTTCTCTCGTAAACCAGATATTTACCGAACGGACGACGTGTTTAGAACCGAGGTTTATTCCAATCCACGGTTTCACTTGTAAATTAGTAGCGCAGCGGTCGTTCATCTCACGGCCATCGGTACAGAAATGTGAGGGCTTCTGTCTATTAGTCGACGATAATGTAACATTTTTCGAGCCGGCAATATTTCCTGCAGCGCAACATCAAAAAAAATGGGTAAAATGTATTCTATAATGTACATATGTGTAGCTGCCTTTTTAAAGGTTTTTGCGATGGTGCAATTTTGTGATCGAAATCAAACCAACATGCTGTGGCTATATGAAAACAAGGTTTCACAACAATAATTTGTTTGAGAAATTAGTTATTTGTTTTGAAGATAATACTTTTCTGTcattctttttaaaatcattgcGCAAAAGACGGAATTTGCTGTCACACCTACCATACGTTGAACTAAATATTctaatggtttcatctttCGTGATAATAACGTTTAAGAGATTCCCATTCTTACCTGTCTGGCATGCCGGACCTGACCAGCCGGGAAAGCAGCTCCCACTTTGACAAAAGAGCTCATTTTTTTGCGACATTGTAGGGCATATTCTCTTGCGAGTATATCTTCTAGGATACTCCCGGCAATCACACACCCATCCTTTACAACTCTCGCCGAAACAACGAGATTCTAATGAAAACGGAGCTTGATTTTAGAAATCAGAAACGCCGAAGAATCATCAACGATCATTATCTAACATTAACTGCATCGGTGCAATAGCACTTGATGATCTATCCCTACTTTAAtgtcttaaacatttcaacatttctTTATAAAACACTATTAATCTAGTATTTATTGATGTAGATTATCcaggaaataaataaatgaaaaaattaagaaaaacaatttataGGACACTATTATAATCGGTACAAATTAAGTAAAAAGAATCACTTATCAAAAGCCGTGACCACATAACGACTTATTGTCGTTTTTAAACACGTGGACGAGGAGGTCCATTTTTTGTTCGCTGGTTGATCATACCTTGCCCAGTCGCCAGTACGTCCGACAAGAAAAACGTCGCCATTAGAAAACCATACCACCAGTAGTAGCCCTCCATCGTTTCAATTATGTATCGTGTGTGCCTTGTAGGTATATGTCGGTATGTATGATTTAGCCCGATCAGTCTATATTTGTTGTTACTTAATTTATACGTCGTAAAATTGGTCAATTATCCGCTTATCAACAGATCGATGCGGTCGTTGTACCCCAGTTACAGCCTGTAGAAGGGAGACCGTGCGACAATTCCAAATTTCCCATTGCCGATGATTAAGGAGTTACCCCGTCCGTTTTAACTTAAACGTTACACACGAAGGAAGCTTTCCCAAAAATATCATAAGAGTGACATCAATCACGAAAAGCACCGCTATATATATTTCGAGATTTTccgcagaaaaaaaatacaataacaCTCATTTCAAATGAGTGTTATGGATAGTAAGTTGATCTCtaacataaatgaataaatacataacatATAATACATAATCAAAAGTTGTCCCAGAATCCAGGACGTAATAAACATAACGAACCTCCGTAGTGGAAATAacgcaaaaatgaaataattcctATTGAcgatttacacattttttcttATTATAAGCGGTTCCAATCAGTTTTAAGCACGGatgattttatgtttataGTAATTCGCACGTTTTCACCAAAAAAGCTAATTTGCGACACGTTGCACATTTTGTATCATCAGTATCGGCTTTCAGTTGATATATACGTACACATACGGGGATGGTCGACTCCAACCTTTCTTGCTCAATGCAGCTCCCTGTTGAAGAAAGTGAAGTCATACAATTTCAATAGTTTCTATCAAAcatgattaaaaaatgatgaattattgatatacAGAAATGAGAAAGTCTATGATAAACTTCATCTATAATTACTGACCTGGCATCCGTACCAAGTCGAAGGTTTAAGGTCGTACACAATGTTTTCGTCTGcatcaaatgatttcatattcCAGGACGATTTGCTTGACCTCAGTGGTTGGACATTTTCACCAGTAGTTTCACCACACTGCGCCGCATACTTTAAAACTTTGCCGCCGCCCTCTTGTTGGTCATATTCGACCAATAAGTGCGAACCAGATCGTGTTTTCAAACTCACTTGTTTCAAGGTTATGTTAATTTTCAGAAGAGCTGGATAAACGATGAAATTACGTACGAAAACGATGTAATCACTCAATGACCATATAAACCGATATTCTAGTATAGACTCAGATAAGATACACTCCAGCTTCTCGAAAACTCACCTGCTTCGTCAGTCGTGAATTCTGTGTTGTTCGATTGTTCGCTTTTTCCAGCTTCGTTCGTCCAGGCGTAGCTTACCACATACGTCGTGTATGGTTTCAGACCCTTTAGACTTATGGATGTGTGCATTGTGATGTTTTCTCGGACCACCTCACCAGTGCTCTTCTCGTAAAGTGTGTAATAGAATCCGCCGAAGataccattttggtttttgcgAGGTATGTGCGAGAAAGTGACTCCAGCGTATGTCGTCTCCTGGAAATCTTTCAACGCAACTTTTTCCGGAATAACTACTGGTGGCTCTGGGGAACCGACGGGTTCTGTGAATATGAAAGAGAAGGGTCCATGGAAACTtgggtaatttttttcaccatatatctgtggaattagttttatatgTACCGATAAACTGAACAACTGCGGTTGATTCTGCTTAAAATTTACCTGACTGCATCGTAAGTATACTTGTTGTAACATATTGACGGCGCAGTATTGCACCTTCACCGAGCTGAACTGCTAAAATTCCCACATCATACGTAGAATAAGGCGACAACTCCACGAATTCCATGTCGGTGTTGTTGGTGGGGAAGGG
The sequence above is a segment of the Tubulanus polymorphus unplaced genomic scaffold, tnTubPoly1.2 scaffold_65, whole genome shotgun sequence genome. Coding sequences within it:
- the LOC141914651 gene encoding protein sidekick-2-like, with amino-acid sequence MSQERMVSNNSTKFRIFPTYQLLNSSQLRCNDTEGVAYELYYQLADSADSEWKAFRASYPPDMVPYTKYRMKVGAKNKGNAEYVSGESIEVVPGNGVTDLTAMNTSFGRVNVTWKIPNTLKHLKFEFHGRYRLRGRRNSPAIWAYQWQISPFPTNNTDMEFVELSPYSTYDVGILAVQLGEGAILRRQYVTTSILTMQSEPVGSPEPPVVIPEKVALKDFQETTYAGVTFSHIPRKNQNGIFGGFYYTLYEKSTGEVVRENITMHTSISLKGLKPYTTYVVSYAWTNEAGKSEQSNNTEFTTDEAALLKINITLKQVSLKTRSGSHLLVEYDQQEGGGKVLKYAAQCGETTGENVQPLRSSKSSWNMKSFDADENIVYDLKPSTWYGCQGAALSKKGWSRPSPYVYVYIN